From one Takifugu rubripes chromosome 14, fTakRub1.2, whole genome shotgun sequence genomic stretch:
- the afap1l1a gene encoding actin filament-associated protein 1-like 1 isoform X1, protein MVGLSSTTAEAMELLVSEVSILLKMLDQETLSSSVQEKKTSVWNLLQQIEPSGTDYIYMNSSVYRNGTSFVESLFEKFDCELGGLKDITDALKEDKSTQDDTLNQQNCGNSTAPHCGDSPPPLPTTPPPEEYYEEAVPLSPGTMPEYIITRVRPSPPNSIEDGYEDTETHYPSTCISSHRKNSYNDSDALSSSYESYEEDDEERSHGVQLTHQWPSNESSLPPARDCRICAFLLRKKRFGQWAKQFTVIRENRLQCYKSSKDTCPYVDLLLPQCTVVYAPKDSKRKHHELRFTLPNGDALVLAVQSKEQAHRWLRVVREVSGKNAGAEESASPIIPRKTELDKRLSAERNTSDSDSVGVSTGENGRENGKVKRGAFAAGRKITRIISFSKKKSPRSGDPRVSYSNPRQGYLSVLVNQMWREQWCCLCQGALHFYHDKGDARTSMPSLPLHGCEVVPGLGPKHPFAFRILRNNTEMAALEASSSEDLGRWLGVLLAETGSAADPESLHYDCVDVETIANIRDAVRHSFLWATSSSSTSTDPRTYDEVSNEDMQSGENCRQQPGNQGKRRSSFSSTDSDRTKPLVSLKRTGSNANQYGRYGKTRAEEDAKRYLKEKEELEKEKEEIRNALLTLRQEKRELKEEIKTASGSRKSSLTKRVSELEEACRVKEADRVDLELQLTQVQENLKKSLAGGVLGAPVEAKPPLKGSRKTTQNIYSETLPVNCATELRRRPPSVYASTGTVMQKAKEWESKKGTK, encoded by the exons CAATGGAGCTATTGGTGAGTGAAGTCAGCATactgctgaagatgctggaccAGGAGACCCTCAGCTCTTCAGTACAAGAGAAAAAGACCTCTGTGTGGAACCTCCTGCAGCAGATAGAGCCATCAG GGACAGATTACATCTACATGAACTCTTCTGTGTACAGAAATGGTACCAGCTTTGTAGAGTCCCTCTTCGAGAAATTTG ACTGCGAACTTGGAGGCCTAAAGGATATCACAGATGCTCTAAAAGAAGACAAGAGCACCCAAGATGACACTTTAAACCAG CAGAACTGCGGCAACTCCACAGCCCCACACTGTGGCGACTCGCCTCCCCCTCTGCCcacaacacctcctcctgaggaaTACTATGAGGAGGCGGTGCCACTGAGCCCTGGAACTATGCCAGAATACATCATCACCAgag TCAGGCCAAGTCCTCCTAACTCAATAGAGGACGGTTATGAAGATACTGAAACCCACTACCCCAGCACCTGCATCAGCTCCCACCGCAAAAATTCAT ACAATGACTCGGATGCTCTGAGCAGCTCCTATGAGTCCTATGAGGAAGACGATGAAGAGAGGAGCCACGGCGTCCAGCTCACCCACCAGTGGCCCTCCAATGAGAGCTCACTGCCCCCCGCTAGAGACTGCCGAATCTGCGCATTTCTGCTGCGCAAGAAACGTTTTGGTCAATGGGCTAAACAGTTTACTGTCATACGCGAGAACAGACTACAG TGCTATAAGAGTTCTAAGGACACCTGCCCATACgtggacctgctgctgccccaGTGCACCGTGGTCTACGCTCCCAAGGACAGCAAGCGGAAGCACCACGAGCTCCGGTTTACGTTACCCAATGGAGATGCACTGGTGCTGGCTGTGCAGAGCAAAGAGCAGGCCCACAGATGGCTCCGA GTTGTCAGAGAGGTGAGCGGTAAGAATGCTGGAGCCGAGGAATCCGCATCCCCCATTATTCCAAGAAAAACTGAACTGGACAAG AGGTTATCGGCAGAGAGGAACACATCAGATTCAGACAGCGTGGGCGTGTCAACGGGAGAGAACGGCCGAGAGAATG GCAAGGTCAAACGGGGGGCTTTTGCAGCCGGTCGAAAAATTACACGGATCATTAGTTTCTCCAAGAAGAAGTCCCCACGGTCAGGAGATCCACGGGTATCATACAGCAACCCTCGCCAAG GCTACCTGTCTGTGCTGGTGAATCAAATGTGGCGGGAGCAGTGGTGCTGCTTGTGTCAAGGCGCTCTGCATTTCTACCACGATAAAGGAGACGCTCGGACCTCCATGCCCTCACTTCCCCTGCACGGTTGTGAAGTGGTTCCAGGTCTGGGACCCAAACATCCTTTCGCCTTCAGAATCCTACGGAACAACACAGAGATGGCTGCTCTGGAG GCGAGCAGCTCAGAGGATCTCGGCAGGTGGCTCGGTGTCCTCTTGGCAGAAACGGGTTCTGCAGCGGACCCTGAATCATTGCATTACGACTGTGTGGATGTGGAAACCATAGCAAACATCCGTGACGCTGTGCGGCATTCCTTCCT GTGGGCCACATCCTCCAGTAGTACTTCCACTGACCCCAGGACGTACGATGAGGTTTCTAATGAGGACATGCAG TCAGGGGAGAACTGCAGGCAGCAGCCTGGGAATCAGGGGAAGAGAAGATCCAGTTTCTCCAGCACCGATTCGGACAGAACCAAGCCTCTCGTATCCCTAAAACGAACAGGCTCAA ATGCCAACCAGTATGGAAGATATGGGAAAACACGAGCCGAAGAGGACGCCAAGCGTTActtgaaagaaaaagaggagctggaaaaagagaaagaggagatacGAAATGCATTACTGACCCTCCGACAGGAGAAACGAGAACTGAAAGAAGAGATAAAGACAGCCTCTg gaagcaggaagtcttCTCTGACCAAACGTGTGTCCGAGCTGGAAGAAGCCTGCCGGGTAAAGGAGGCAGACAGAGTtgacctggagctgcagctgactCAGGTCCAAGAAAACCTGAAAAAGAGTCTGGCTGGTGGAGTCCTGGGGGCGCCTGTTGAGGCTAAACCACCACTTAAG GGCTCCAGGAAAACGACACAGAATATCTACAGTGAGACTTTACCGGTGAACTGTGCCACAGAGCTGCGGCGACGACCACCATCTGTTTATGCTTCGACAGGAACGGTCATGCAAAAGGCTAAG GAATGGGAATCGAAGAAAGGAACTAAGTGA
- the gabrp gene encoding gamma-aminobutyric acid receptor subunit pi, whose translation MPVQLVALMILLLSCTPGGCMYPSHHWGDWNDSQLLPTIQKLMKGYNRYLRPNFNEGPVEIGMSLDIASIDAISEINMDYTATIFLRQRWRDSRLVFPGNESISVDGRLVSLLWIPDTFIPDSKRSFLHDVTVENRLIRIFSNGTVLYALRITATIACNMDLTKYPMDRQVCTLQLESWGYNLQDVVFYWTRGNDSVKGLDTLRLAQYSVESYHTTVSEAVYETGKYPKLVLHFALRRNVLFFILETYVPSTLLVVLSWVSFWISQSSVPARTCIGVTTVLTMTTLMMGARTSLPNANCFIKAIDVYLGICFTFIFGALLEYACAHFYTMQHQTVEDLYRDLQREFNESNGNGSLPIVSTAQTKQSSKIGSTAEEPEEQTANSDTRNSAEPKEDTSKQGCGLSSVANASRRAASVFTVENPHNIDCHARTLFPMAFLFVNILYWLYYLFL comes from the exons ATGCCTGTCCAGCTGGTGGCGCTAATGATCCTGCTCCTGAGCTGCACGCCGGG TGGCTGCATGTATCCGAGCCACCACTGGGGAGACTGGAACGACTCCCAGCTGCTACCAACAATCCAAAAGCTGATGAAGGGATACAACCGCTACCTCAGACCCAATTTCAATG AGGGTCCTGTCGAGATTGGAATGAGCCTTGACATTGCCAGCATTGATGCCATCTCCGAAATCAATATG GACTACACGGCCACCATCTTCCTCCGTCAGAGGTGGCGGGACTCCAGGTTGGTGTTCCCTGgtaacgagagcatcagcgtgGACGGACGCCTTGTGTCGCTTCTCTGGATACCTGACACCTTCATTCCAGACTCCAAACGCTCCTTCTTGCATGACGTCACTGTGGAAAATCGTCTAATACGCATCTTCAGCAACGGCACTGTTCTCTATGCCCTCCG CATTACAGCAACGATTGCCTGCAACATGGACCTGACCAAGTACCCCATGGACAGACAAGTTTGCACGCTGCAGCTGGAGAGCT GGGGCTACAACCTGCAGGATGTGGTGTTCTACTGGACCAGAGGGAATGATTCAGTAAAAGGGCTGGACACGCTGAGGCTGGCTCAGTACAGTGTGGAGAGCTACCACACCACTGTGTCAGAGGCTGTGTATGAGACAG GAAAATACCCCAAGTTGGTGCTGCACTTTGCCCTGCGTAGAAATGTGCTCTTCTTTATCCTGGAGACGTATGTCCCCTCTACTCTGCTGGTTGTTCTCTCCTGGGTCTCCTTCTGGATCAGCCAGTCGTCCGTTCCAGCCAGGACCTGTATCG GAGTGACAACAGTCCTGACGATGACCACTCTAATGATGGGAGCCCGCACCTCCCTCCCTAATGCCAACTGCTTCATCAAAGCCATCGACGTCTACCTGGGAATCtgcttcaccttcatcttcgGCGCCCTGCTGGAGTATGCCTGTGCCCACTTCTACACCATGCAGCACCAGACCGTGGAAGATTTATACAGG GATCTTCAGCGGGAGTTCAATGAATCGAACGGAAATGGCTCGCTCCCCATCGTCAGCACCGCTCAAACAAAGCAGTCCAGTAAAATCGGATCTActgcagaggagccagaggagcagaCAGCTAACAGCGACACAAGGAACAGTGCTGAGCCCAAAGAGGATACGTCAAAACAGGGCTGCGGCCTATCTTCTGTGGCGAATGCGTCACGTAGGGCCGCTTCGGTTTTCACCGTCGAAAATCCACACAACATCGATTGTCACGCCCGCACGTTATTCCCTATGGCATTCCTCTTCGTCAATATCCTCTACTGGCTTTATTATCTCTTTCTCTGA
- the afap1l1a gene encoding actin filament-associated protein 1-like 1 isoform X3: MDTRGTKSMELLVSEVSILLKMLDQETLSSSVQEKKTSVWNLLQQIEPSGTDYIYMNSSVYRNGTSFVESLFEKFDCELGGLKDITDALKEDKSTQDDTLNQQNCGNSTAPHCGDSPPPLPTTPPPEEYYEEAVPLSPGTMPEYIITRVRPSPPNSIEDGYEDTETHYPSTCISSHRKNSYNDSDALSSSYESYEEDDEERSHGVQLTHQWPSNESSLPPARDCRICAFLLRKKRFGQWAKQFTVIRENRLQCYKSSKDTCPYVDLLLPQCTVVYAPKDSKRKHHELRFTLPNGDALVLAVQSKEQAHRWLRVVREVSGKNAGAEESASPIIPRKTELDKRLSAERNTSDSDSVGVSTGENGRENGKVKRGAFAAGRKITRIISFSKKKSPRSGDPRVSYSNPRQGYLSVLVNQMWREQWCCLCQGALHFYHDKGDARTSMPSLPLHGCEVVPGLGPKHPFAFRILRNNTEMAALEASSSEDLGRWLGVLLAETGSAADPESLHYDCVDVETIANIRDAVRHSFLWATSSSSTSTDPRTYDEVSNEDMQSGENCRQQPGNQGKRRSSFSSTDSDRTKPLVSLKRTGSNANQYGRYGKTRAEEDAKRYLKEKEELEKEKEEIRNALLTLRQEKRELKEEIKTASGSRKSSLTKRVSELEEACRVKEADRVDLELQLTQVQENLKKSLAGGVLGAPVEAKPPLKGSRKTTQNIYSETLPVNCATELRRRPPSVYASTGTVMQKAKEWESKKGTK; encoded by the exons CAATGGAGCTATTGGTGAGTGAAGTCAGCATactgctgaagatgctggaccAGGAGACCCTCAGCTCTTCAGTACAAGAGAAAAAGACCTCTGTGTGGAACCTCCTGCAGCAGATAGAGCCATCAG GGACAGATTACATCTACATGAACTCTTCTGTGTACAGAAATGGTACCAGCTTTGTAGAGTCCCTCTTCGAGAAATTTG ACTGCGAACTTGGAGGCCTAAAGGATATCACAGATGCTCTAAAAGAAGACAAGAGCACCCAAGATGACACTTTAAACCAG CAGAACTGCGGCAACTCCACAGCCCCACACTGTGGCGACTCGCCTCCCCCTCTGCCcacaacacctcctcctgaggaaTACTATGAGGAGGCGGTGCCACTGAGCCCTGGAACTATGCCAGAATACATCATCACCAgag TCAGGCCAAGTCCTCCTAACTCAATAGAGGACGGTTATGAAGATACTGAAACCCACTACCCCAGCACCTGCATCAGCTCCCACCGCAAAAATTCAT ACAATGACTCGGATGCTCTGAGCAGCTCCTATGAGTCCTATGAGGAAGACGATGAAGAGAGGAGCCACGGCGTCCAGCTCACCCACCAGTGGCCCTCCAATGAGAGCTCACTGCCCCCCGCTAGAGACTGCCGAATCTGCGCATTTCTGCTGCGCAAGAAACGTTTTGGTCAATGGGCTAAACAGTTTACTGTCATACGCGAGAACAGACTACAG TGCTATAAGAGTTCTAAGGACACCTGCCCATACgtggacctgctgctgccccaGTGCACCGTGGTCTACGCTCCCAAGGACAGCAAGCGGAAGCACCACGAGCTCCGGTTTACGTTACCCAATGGAGATGCACTGGTGCTGGCTGTGCAGAGCAAAGAGCAGGCCCACAGATGGCTCCGA GTTGTCAGAGAGGTGAGCGGTAAGAATGCTGGAGCCGAGGAATCCGCATCCCCCATTATTCCAAGAAAAACTGAACTGGACAAG AGGTTATCGGCAGAGAGGAACACATCAGATTCAGACAGCGTGGGCGTGTCAACGGGAGAGAACGGCCGAGAGAATG GCAAGGTCAAACGGGGGGCTTTTGCAGCCGGTCGAAAAATTACACGGATCATTAGTTTCTCCAAGAAGAAGTCCCCACGGTCAGGAGATCCACGGGTATCATACAGCAACCCTCGCCAAG GCTACCTGTCTGTGCTGGTGAATCAAATGTGGCGGGAGCAGTGGTGCTGCTTGTGTCAAGGCGCTCTGCATTTCTACCACGATAAAGGAGACGCTCGGACCTCCATGCCCTCACTTCCCCTGCACGGTTGTGAAGTGGTTCCAGGTCTGGGACCCAAACATCCTTTCGCCTTCAGAATCCTACGGAACAACACAGAGATGGCTGCTCTGGAG GCGAGCAGCTCAGAGGATCTCGGCAGGTGGCTCGGTGTCCTCTTGGCAGAAACGGGTTCTGCAGCGGACCCTGAATCATTGCATTACGACTGTGTGGATGTGGAAACCATAGCAAACATCCGTGACGCTGTGCGGCATTCCTTCCT GTGGGCCACATCCTCCAGTAGTACTTCCACTGACCCCAGGACGTACGATGAGGTTTCTAATGAGGACATGCAG TCAGGGGAGAACTGCAGGCAGCAGCCTGGGAATCAGGGGAAGAGAAGATCCAGTTTCTCCAGCACCGATTCGGACAGAACCAAGCCTCTCGTATCCCTAAAACGAACAGGCTCAA ATGCCAACCAGTATGGAAGATATGGGAAAACACGAGCCGAAGAGGACGCCAAGCGTTActtgaaagaaaaagaggagctggaaaaagagaaagaggagatacGAAATGCATTACTGACCCTCCGACAGGAGAAACGAGAACTGAAAGAAGAGATAAAGACAGCCTCTg gaagcaggaagtcttCTCTGACCAAACGTGTGTCCGAGCTGGAAGAAGCCTGCCGGGTAAAGGAGGCAGACAGAGTtgacctggagctgcagctgactCAGGTCCAAGAAAACCTGAAAAAGAGTCTGGCTGGTGGAGTCCTGGGGGCGCCTGTTGAGGCTAAACCACCACTTAAG GGCTCCAGGAAAACGACACAGAATATCTACAGTGAGACTTTACCGGTGAACTGTGCCACAGAGCTGCGGCGACGACCACCATCTGTTTATGCTTCGACAGGAACGGTCATGCAAAAGGCTAAG GAATGGGAATCGAAGAAAGGAACTAAGTGA
- the afap1l1a gene encoding actin filament-associated protein 1-like 1 isoform X2 has product MVGLSSTTAEAMELLVSEVSILLKMLDQETLSSSVQEKKTSVWNLLQQIEPSGTDYIYMNSSVYRNGTSFVESLFEKFDCELGGLKDITDALKEDKSTQDDTLNQNCGNSTAPHCGDSPPPLPTTPPPEEYYEEAVPLSPGTMPEYIITRVRPSPPNSIEDGYEDTETHYPSTCISSHRKNSYNDSDALSSSYESYEEDDEERSHGVQLTHQWPSNESSLPPARDCRICAFLLRKKRFGQWAKQFTVIRENRLQCYKSSKDTCPYVDLLLPQCTVVYAPKDSKRKHHELRFTLPNGDALVLAVQSKEQAHRWLRVVREVSGKNAGAEESASPIIPRKTELDKRLSAERNTSDSDSVGVSTGENGRENGKVKRGAFAAGRKITRIISFSKKKSPRSGDPRVSYSNPRQGYLSVLVNQMWREQWCCLCQGALHFYHDKGDARTSMPSLPLHGCEVVPGLGPKHPFAFRILRNNTEMAALEASSSEDLGRWLGVLLAETGSAADPESLHYDCVDVETIANIRDAVRHSFLWATSSSSTSTDPRTYDEVSNEDMQSGENCRQQPGNQGKRRSSFSSTDSDRTKPLVSLKRTGSNANQYGRYGKTRAEEDAKRYLKEKEELEKEKEEIRNALLTLRQEKRELKEEIKTASGSRKSSLTKRVSELEEACRVKEADRVDLELQLTQVQENLKKSLAGGVLGAPVEAKPPLKGSRKTTQNIYSETLPVNCATELRRRPPSVYASTGTVMQKAKEWESKKGTK; this is encoded by the exons CAATGGAGCTATTGGTGAGTGAAGTCAGCATactgctgaagatgctggaccAGGAGACCCTCAGCTCTTCAGTACAAGAGAAAAAGACCTCTGTGTGGAACCTCCTGCAGCAGATAGAGCCATCAG GGACAGATTACATCTACATGAACTCTTCTGTGTACAGAAATGGTACCAGCTTTGTAGAGTCCCTCTTCGAGAAATTTG ACTGCGAACTTGGAGGCCTAAAGGATATCACAGATGCTCTAAAAGAAGACAAGAGCACCCAAGATGACACTTTAAACCAG AACTGCGGCAACTCCACAGCCCCACACTGTGGCGACTCGCCTCCCCCTCTGCCcacaacacctcctcctgaggaaTACTATGAGGAGGCGGTGCCACTGAGCCCTGGAACTATGCCAGAATACATCATCACCAgag TCAGGCCAAGTCCTCCTAACTCAATAGAGGACGGTTATGAAGATACTGAAACCCACTACCCCAGCACCTGCATCAGCTCCCACCGCAAAAATTCAT ACAATGACTCGGATGCTCTGAGCAGCTCCTATGAGTCCTATGAGGAAGACGATGAAGAGAGGAGCCACGGCGTCCAGCTCACCCACCAGTGGCCCTCCAATGAGAGCTCACTGCCCCCCGCTAGAGACTGCCGAATCTGCGCATTTCTGCTGCGCAAGAAACGTTTTGGTCAATGGGCTAAACAGTTTACTGTCATACGCGAGAACAGACTACAG TGCTATAAGAGTTCTAAGGACACCTGCCCATACgtggacctgctgctgccccaGTGCACCGTGGTCTACGCTCCCAAGGACAGCAAGCGGAAGCACCACGAGCTCCGGTTTACGTTACCCAATGGAGATGCACTGGTGCTGGCTGTGCAGAGCAAAGAGCAGGCCCACAGATGGCTCCGA GTTGTCAGAGAGGTGAGCGGTAAGAATGCTGGAGCCGAGGAATCCGCATCCCCCATTATTCCAAGAAAAACTGAACTGGACAAG AGGTTATCGGCAGAGAGGAACACATCAGATTCAGACAGCGTGGGCGTGTCAACGGGAGAGAACGGCCGAGAGAATG GCAAGGTCAAACGGGGGGCTTTTGCAGCCGGTCGAAAAATTACACGGATCATTAGTTTCTCCAAGAAGAAGTCCCCACGGTCAGGAGATCCACGGGTATCATACAGCAACCCTCGCCAAG GCTACCTGTCTGTGCTGGTGAATCAAATGTGGCGGGAGCAGTGGTGCTGCTTGTGTCAAGGCGCTCTGCATTTCTACCACGATAAAGGAGACGCTCGGACCTCCATGCCCTCACTTCCCCTGCACGGTTGTGAAGTGGTTCCAGGTCTGGGACCCAAACATCCTTTCGCCTTCAGAATCCTACGGAACAACACAGAGATGGCTGCTCTGGAG GCGAGCAGCTCAGAGGATCTCGGCAGGTGGCTCGGTGTCCTCTTGGCAGAAACGGGTTCTGCAGCGGACCCTGAATCATTGCATTACGACTGTGTGGATGTGGAAACCATAGCAAACATCCGTGACGCTGTGCGGCATTCCTTCCT GTGGGCCACATCCTCCAGTAGTACTTCCACTGACCCCAGGACGTACGATGAGGTTTCTAATGAGGACATGCAG TCAGGGGAGAACTGCAGGCAGCAGCCTGGGAATCAGGGGAAGAGAAGATCCAGTTTCTCCAGCACCGATTCGGACAGAACCAAGCCTCTCGTATCCCTAAAACGAACAGGCTCAA ATGCCAACCAGTATGGAAGATATGGGAAAACACGAGCCGAAGAGGACGCCAAGCGTTActtgaaagaaaaagaggagctggaaaaagagaaagaggagatacGAAATGCATTACTGACCCTCCGACAGGAGAAACGAGAACTGAAAGAAGAGATAAAGACAGCCTCTg gaagcaggaagtcttCTCTGACCAAACGTGTGTCCGAGCTGGAAGAAGCCTGCCGGGTAAAGGAGGCAGACAGAGTtgacctggagctgcagctgactCAGGTCCAAGAAAACCTGAAAAAGAGTCTGGCTGGTGGAGTCCTGGGGGCGCCTGTTGAGGCTAAACCACCACTTAAG GGCTCCAGGAAAACGACACAGAATATCTACAGTGAGACTTTACCGGTGAACTGTGCCACAGAGCTGCGGCGACGACCACCATCTGTTTATGCTTCGACAGGAACGGTCATGCAAAAGGCTAAG GAATGGGAATCGAAGAAAGGAACTAAGTGA